The genomic stretch CACATCGGTGGCCGTGGCGACCTGATGTTTGTAGCGCTCCTCGTTCATCCTCAAATTCTCCTCCGCCTGTTCGATCGCCTTCTCGGCCACGCGGATGTTCTTCTCGGCAACGACCATCGCCTGATAACCGCTCTTCACCTCCAGGGCGATCCCCTCCACCAGCTCCGTCTTGGCGAGCTCGGCCTGGGAAAGCTTCACCTTGCTCTCCCCCACCTTGTAGGCGGTCTTCCCCCAATCGCCCAGGGTGAGGGTCGCCTGGGCCTGGATGGTCCACCGTTCTCCGCGTGTCCCGCCCACGAGCAGGGGCTCCTCGGAGACCCGGGTATAATTGCCGGCGAGGTTGATGGAGGGATAGAGATTGCTCTTGGCGATCTTCACCGCCTCCTTGGCCTGTTCGATCTTCAACTCGGCGGTCCGGATCTCCGGCCGCTGGCGAAGGGCCTCCTGAAGGGACTCTTCATAGGTCAACGGAAAAGGGGTGTAGCTGAGGATATCGACGATCTTCAGAGGGGTGTCGAGTTCGTTTCGCAAGAGGAGATTGAAGGCGGCCTTCGCCAGGACGAGATCGCTTTCCGCCTTCACCAGTCCCTGTCTGGCATTGGCCAGGCGGACCTCGGCCTGAAGGAGATCGTTTTTCGCCACCAGACCCACCTCGAAGAAGGCCCGGGCCACTTCCAGCTGGGCCTCGAACTGTTTGACGGTCTGACGGGCCACCTCCAAGAACTTCTCGGCCCTCAGAATGTTAAAATAGTCCTCCTTCACCTGTAGGACGATGTCGCGTTTGACCCTCTCCACGTCGACCTTCGAGAGATCGACGCCCAATTTTTCGACCCGATAATTGGAGATCAGGGCTCCTCCGGCGAAGAGGGGCTGGGTGATCGTGGTGCCCAGGCTGAAGACCTCCCGATCGGTATTGACCACGCCCACGCCGGGAACCGAGACCGGCGAAAACCCCACGGTGACCGGATGGTTGTAAAAGGTATATCCATATTGTCCTGTCCATTTGGCGAGGAGATCGGTGAAGGCCCCTCTCCTTCTCAGCTCCGACCCCTTCACCCCCTCCATCGTGGAGCGAAGCTTCAGATTCCGCTCCAAGGCCAGCCGGATGCTTTCCTCAAGGGTGAGCGCTTTTCCGACGTCCTGGGCCTCGACCCTGAAGGCCAACAGAAGGATCCCTATCAGCATCCCCAACCACCTTTTGATCGCCATCGGTCCCCGGCCTCCTTTCTCAACGTTTTGCCCCTCTTAAGAAGATCTCGAGAATGGTCGCTGCCTTGGACGGAAGGGAGTAGGGTTTGGGATGGATCATCCATTCGAAAATGAAGGAGTGGACGATCCCTTCAAAGGCATGGGCCAGGTCGAGGGGGTCCATCGGTTTGAACTCGCCCCTCTTCATCCCTTGTTTGAAGACCTGACTGAGAAGATGGAGGTATCGGACCATCTTATCGTGGATCTTCTTGCCGTACTCCTCCTTGATGAGCCAGGCGAAGCGACTGCTCTCGGAGGTGTAGATCTTGAAAAAATCCCGGTTTCGCTCCATGAATTCCAATTGAAGGCTCAAGACCCTTTCGATCCGCTCCAGGGCGGGGGCCTTTCTCCGGAGCTCGGCCTGGATCTTCCGATAGATCTCATCGGTCTTCTCATCGATGAGGGTGAAGTAGAGTTCCTCCTTCGATTTGAAATAGGTGTAGAGCGTCCCCGTTCCGAACTCGGCCGCCTGGGCGATCTCGCTCATGGGGGTATGGTAAAACCCCTTGGCCGCAAAGAGCCTCTCGGCGGCCCGAAGGATCTCCTCCCGGTGGGTGAGGCGTTCTTTCTCCCGGCGGGTCAGGGTCTTCATGAAGCCCCTTTCATTTTGGGAAATGAAAATTCATTTTTTGAACCGATATTCATTTTTAAAACAAACCCGGAAGGATGTCAACCTCCTCCGGGCCAGGCTCCCAGATCTCCCCGGGCCCGAGGATATGGAGGACCCGCCATCCCCGCCGGATCAGCTCCTCTGAGATCCATCGCCGGTGACATCGCCACGGAAACCTCTCCGCGCAGAAGAAGGCCGTCCGCCTCTTTTGACCGATCCTCTCCAGCCGTCCCATCCCTCTCCGGAAGGCCTCGCTGGCCATGTGGCGGAGATAGCCTTCCTTTCGGAAGCCGCCCAGTTCCTCCCCCAAATAGAGGTAACCGATCCCCTCGGAGGCGAGTTCTCGAGAGAGGACCGGCCTCGAAAAGTGGGGAAAGCGGCTTTGCGGAAAGCTCCGGACATCGACGCCGACCTCGATGGCGTGTTCCCGGAGGAGGTCGACGAATTCCCTGAGGGAGCGGCGGCTCGTCCCCAAGGAGTAGATCACCCGGGGAGCCTTAGGCATCGGAGGGGAGGCTGACAAGCTTGCCGCTCACCTCCAGGGTGTGAAAGATGATCCCCTTGAGGGATTCGAGGAGCCCGAGATAGATGGGGGAGGACTTCGGCATGCAGATCCCCTGGATCAACCGTTCTTCGTGGGCTTCCGAGAACCCGTTGGCGATCTTCAGGATGGACCGCACCTGTTCTCCGATGTGTTGGGCAAGGAATTTATTCCGGGTGCGGATGAGGTCGGGAAGATTCTCGAGCAGGTCCATCGCCACCTGAAAGACCTCGTTGACCTCCTTCACGGCCCGATCGCTGAAGAGAATGTGTTGCCTCACCATCGCCCTCAGGCGATCGACCATCCCCTCCATATTATAGAGCATCCGCTCGAAGATCGAGCTCAGGGAGAGGTAGGGTTTGGCCCAATCCCGCCCCCCTTCGGTGTGGGTGGACCCCTTCTGGATCAGAAATCCCGTCAGGTCAGTGAGCTCGCTCCGGATCTCTCCGATGGCCCGCTCCGCCTCCTCGATCGCCTCCATCTTGAGCGTCCGAAATCCCTTAAAGATCAGCTCCAGCAGGTGGAGCTCGCTCCGGCAGAGTTGGATCAATCGCTCCTCAACCTCCCTCTCCATCGTCCTCTCCTTTCTCCTTAAAAGAGTTTGAGCTGGGCCTCGGCGGCCTCCGAGGCCCTTCGCTTCTCCGGGAAGAGATCGATCTTTCCGTAGACCCCGTCATGGCCCGGCGTGATGGAGACCTTCCCCTGTCTCATCCGGAGGATCCCTTCCAAGATCTCCCGGGGGACGAAGGTGCTCAGTTCTTCGGGCGTGGCCTCCAGGAGGACCCGAAATTCGGACCCTCCTCTCTCCACCAGACGGTCATACTCCATCTCCACCGCTTTGGTCCCCACCCGTACCCCCAAGGCCTCGGAAATGATCTCCTCAAGGGGGATGAGGTGGATCGAGGGGACGGCCTGTTTGGGGACGAAGCCTTCCGGACGGTCCGCGAGCTCCTCGACGCGATGCATGACCCCGATGGTCAACCGCTTCTGACACCTTGGGCAGAGATATTGATGGGCCCGGGTCTGGGCGGGTGAGAAGAGCACGCCGCATTGGCGGTGGCCATCGAAGTGGTACTTCCCTTCCTCGGGGAAGAACTCGATGGTGAAGAGGAGCCTCCTTCGGTCCTTCGTGCGGAGCGTTTCGATGATCGCCCGGTAGTCCAGCTCGCAGTCGAAGCCATTGGCCTCCCGGCCCAGACGATTGGGGGAGTGGGCATCGGAATTGGAGATGAGGGTGACCTCATCCAGCGCCGAAAGCCTCCAGTTCATCTCGGGATCCGAAGAAAGGCCGGTTTCGATCACCCGGATATGAGGGGAGAGCTCGCCGAAACACTCCTCGATCGAATCGAATCCAGAATGGGCCCCGAAGATGGAGAACCAAGGGGTCCAGGCATGGGCCGGGACGATCAGGCAGTCCTCCGAGATCTCGAGGATCATCTGGACGAGCTCTTTCGCTGTGAACCCGAAGATGGGCCTCCCATCGGAGGAGAGGTTCCCGTATCGTCCCAACCTTAAACGGATCGCCTCGGCCACCTCAAAGGTCGGGGCGAAGATCATATTGTGGATGCGCCTGACCTTCCCGCCTTGGGAATAGATATTGCTCACCTCGGTCGTGAGGATGAAATGGACGGCCTCCTCCCCTTTCCTCAACCGAAACAGACCGTTGCCCAGGGGCCTGAGCTTCGATTGCAACTCGGCAAAGTAGGTCGGGTGCGTAAAATCTCCCGTCCCCACCAGGGCGATGCCCTTCTTTTTGGCCCATCGGGCGAGGGTCTCCACCTCCATGTCCTTGCTGGTGGCACGGCTGTACTTCGAATGGAGATGAAAATCGGCAATGAACTTCATGCCGGATCCCCCTGATAACGGTACTCCGAAAAAGGGATGGCTCCAGGCCTCCCCCGAACGGAGGACGGGTCTCCTTCAGGCAGACTCCCATAAGGGGTGGCGGGCGAATCCGGAAAGGCGGCGGATGGCCTCGATCCTTTCCCGCTCCCCGATCTTTGCTTTTTCGATCGCCTCTGCCAAGAGCTCGATCGTCCGATCGTAGGCCTTCCGGTTAACCGGATAGGGATGCCCGTCCTTCCCGCCGTGGGCGAAGCTGAATCGCGTCGGGTCCTTGAAACTGGGGCTTACCCCCTCGACCAGTTCGGCGATGAGGCTCAAGGCCCTCAGGGTCTGGGGACCGACGCCCTCGATGCCCAAAAGCTCCTCGAACCCCTTGGGCGCCCGCTCATGGATCCGCCTGAAGACCTTCTCCAACCGCTCCAGACGGACCCTCTCCCCTGGGACAGGGTGGGCTCGGGGAAGAAAGAGTTCGTTCACCTTTCTCCCCTCGCGAGCGAGGAACTCTGGCCCTTCGTTGGCCACCGCGGTGATCGCCCGTCTGCTTCTTTCGCTTTCGAGGGCAACGAGGTTTAAGCCTCCATTCCGCCGATCGCAGCAGACCGCCCAGTGGGGTTCGCAGACGAAATCCTGCACCCCCTGACTCAACCAATGGTACCGCCGGGCGTACCGGGTTTCATCGTTCATGCCCTGTTGAATGACGGCCCAGTGGCCAGAGGAGGTAAAGAAGAAGGTATGATGGTAGAGGGAGTATCCGTCCTGGAGGGCAGCGCTGTCGACCTTGGCGGCCATCCGACTGGCATAGATCAGGGGGGTTCCGTCGATGGACCGAAGCTGACAGATCTCCTCGATTTCGAAGGGCGTCTGTCTCGAGGCCCTTCCCTTCCCGCCGGCGATGAAAAGCCCCAGCTCTCCCTCCATCCCCTTAAGCCCCTCCTTCAGGGCGCCGCAGACCGTGGTGGTCACCCCGCTCGAGTGCCAATCGAATCCGAGGACACATCCGAAGGCCTGAAACCAGAAAGGATCGGAGAGCCTGAGAAGCATCGCCTCCGGTCCGTGGAGGTCGATGAGGATAAAGGCAATCTCCCCGGCCAGCCTCTTCATCCTCTGAAAGAGCCAGGCAGGCGCCTTCCCCTGATGGAGTGGAAGATGGGCTATCCCTGTCTTCATCGCCTCTCCCCAGGAGATCGTTCTGGAGGGCTCCTCCTCAACCGACCACCTTGTAGACGGTGTCGTGCTCTCTCACCTTCTCCTTGACCTTGATCCCGATATCCGCGCCCGGCCCCGCCTCCTGGACATTTCGGTTCTCGATCTGCATCGATTCCACGGTCTGGGTGAAATCGGTCGTATGGCCCACGATGTGGATCTGGTCGCCTACCTTCAGGGACCCTTCCGAGAGCCGAATGGCGGCCACCCCGATCTTGCCGAAATATTTGATCACCTGTCCCACCTTCTTCTCTTCCATCGCCTTCCTCCTTTCCTTTGGAACGAAATGGACGGGCTTAAACCTTAAGCCCCATCTGACGGAGCCCTTCTATGACGTCGCTTAGGGTGATCTGATCCAGGCAGGCCATCTCTTTGCAGAGAAAGAATCGTTCTTCCGCGCACGGGGTACAGGGCAGGCCCTTCCGGATGACCACCACCTTCTCTCCCCGTGGAGACCAGACCCGGGGATCGGTCGGGCCGAAGATGGCCACGACGGGGATCCGTAGCGCAGCGGCCAAGTGGGAAATCCCGGAATCATTTCCGATGAAGAGCCGGGCTCCCTCCATCACCGAGGCAAGCTCCACCAAGGAGAGCCCCCTGGCGATCACCGGCCGAGGTCCATCCACCTGTTCGAAGGCCTTCTGAACCTCCGGACCTTCGGCAGGGCCGAGGACCACCAGAAACCTTCCCTCCAGGCGAGGGGAAAGCCAGCGGAGAAGATCTAAAAACCGATTCAGGGGCCAGACCTTCTTCCTGCTCCCGCTTCCAGGGTGGAGGAGGATGATCTTGGATCGCTCCTCAGGATTTACCCCGTGGGTCAGCCAGAAATGGTTTGCCCAGTCCCGATCCTCACCTTTTAAAAAGAGCCTGGGAAGCCTCTCCCCGGGAGAGAGGCCGTATTGGGATAGCTGGTTCAATAGATGGTCGGCGAGGTGGACCCCCTCATCCCACTTGGGCAAGGAGTCCAGGTGAAGGATCTCTCCCCGGGAGACCTTTCTTAGATTCTGAATCAACGGGCCTTCCCGATCCTTTCCAAAAACGACGATGAGGTCGAAGCCGCTGAAGAAACGGGAGAGGTCGTGGTCCAACCCCCCCTCCCGGACGAAAAAGCTGGCCATGCCCCTCTGGTCGACCGAATAAATTTCGTCCGCATAAAAACGGTCCTTGGCCAGTTGAAGGATTCTGGGATAACCCATCATCGCTGTCCGGGCCTGGGGGAAGGTCTCGCGGAGGGCAGAAAGGGTGGGAAGGGCCAGGATGAAATCGCCCAGAGCCCCTTGGTGGATGACGATCATCGACCGAACCGTCCTGAACCTTCCCGTTCCGGATGGGATCATCCCCTTTTCTCCAGAATCCGTTCGAGGCGTCTTTTTACGTGCTCATCCTCCGGGGTGAGCTGGAGGACCCTCTCGTAGGCCTGTTGCGCCTTTTTCCATCTTCCGGTCTTTTCGTAGAGGTCTCCCAAGTTGATTCTCGCGAAGAGGTAGTTGGGATTGAGGCGAAGGGCCCTCTTCAATTGGGCGATGGCCTCCGGATACCGCCTCTGTCCGCTATAGAGGAGGCCGAGCTGGTAGTGGAGATCGGCGTATCGGGGGTGGAGCGCCACGGCCCTCTCCAGGTGTCGAATCGCCTCCGAAATCCTTCCGGTCAGCCCGTAAAGTTCCCCGAGATGGGCATGGGCCATCCCGTGGTGAGGATCGAGGCTCAAGGCCTTCTTGAATTCAGCGATCCCCCTCCGGTAGTCGCCGCTATGATAGTAAATCATCCCTTTGTAGTAATAGAACTGGGACGTGGGAGGGATCCACTCGGCCGCCTTTTCCAGGTCCTTGAGCGCCTGGCCGAGCCTCCCCTCGCGGGCGAGGAGGATCGCCACCAGAAGGTGAAATTGTCCCCGGAGACGCCGGAGGTGAGGTTTAACGTCACGGAGGCGCTGGCCCTTTTCGGGAGGCGAGGCCCGATCGGCCTCCGATTTCGGTCTTCCCCCTTGGGCCATCTGGCCTAAGATCTCTCGAAAGAGGGGGGTTTTCGACCTCTTTCTCGCGATGGAGCGGGTGACCGACCTCGCCTCCTCCCACCTTCCCTGCTCCAGATAGAGACAGCCGAGATGGAGGGCGGCCTCCTGATATTTGGGGTTGAGCCGAAGGGCCTCAAGCAGCTCCCTTTCAGCGCCCTCAGGGTCTCCCTGAGCAAAGTGAAAGAGGGCGAGCTGGTGCCGGAGATCCGGGTAATCGGGGTTCTCCGCCACCCGGGCCTTCAACGCCTCAAAGAGCTTCTCATACCGTTTTAGTCTCGGGATTCCCATCGTTGGCAGGGGTTCGTTTCTGCTCTTCCGACTTCCTCCCGGCCTCGGAGGCCTCTCCCCTTTTGGCCTCGGTCTTGAGGGATTGGATCGGAATCCACTGCCCCTTCTCCTTCGCCCAATTATTCAACTGGAAGACCACGTCGACCACCCCCGGGATGCTCCGAATCCTCCTCTCCAAGGAGACCAGGGCCTTGGTGGCCATCGACCGTTTTAATTCCTCGTGACTTTCGACAGCGGAAGCCAGCCGGAAGGCCCCCCGGAGATAGACCACCCCGTTTACTGTCCCGAAATCGATTTTGGAATAATCGATATTGGCCCGGACGAGCAGACGCCGTACCTCCGTTTGAATGACAAAATCCTCTCTCTTCATCGACCCTCTGTTTCAAGGGGGGCCTCAAGGGCCCTTCGGACCGCATCGAGCAGTTCTTCCGGGTCGTAGGGCTTCTTGATGTAGTATCGAACCCCTAATTCCCTGGCCCTATCTTCACCGTTCCTTTCGGGGCTCCCCGTGAGAAAGATGACGGGGATCCGGCCCATCCGTTTCGACTCCTTGAGCTTCTCAACCACGCTGAACCCGTCGCCTGCGGGCATCCGGATATCGAGGATGATCAGATGGGGCTTCTCTTTGTGCGCCATGAACAGGCCTTGGGCGCCATCGTAGGCCACCACGGTTCGATAACCCTTCGACTGGAGCCTGAGGGTCAACGCCTTGACAATGTCCCTTTCGTCATCGATGATGAGGATCTTCTTCTTGGGGGCCATCACCCACCTCCCTTGATGGGGACCCCATCGGATCCTCGTCTCCCTTCTTCGACCCGCTCTCCATTAAGCCAGGCCAGTACCTGATCCCTCCTCTGTTGAAAGCCCTCCATCTTCCTTGGATCGATGGGGTGCCCGAGAGGAAACTTCTCGCTCAGGGGGTTTCTGAATCTCCCGTCCTTCGCCAACCGGTAATCGAGGTGGGGCCCTGTGGAAAGCCCTGTGGAGCCCACGTAACCGATCACCTCCTTCTGCTTCACCTGGACTCCCTTCCGGATCCTCGGCCCGAACCTCGAGAGATGGCCGTAATAGGTCTTGTATCCATTCCGATGGTCGAGGACGACCTGTTTTCCAAATCCTCCGCCCCAGCCGCAGGAGACCACGACCCCGTCGGCCACCGCCCAGACGGGCGTCCCTTCGGGCGCCGCATAATCGACCCCGTAATGGGGCAGGAGGCCTCCAAGGATGGGATGTTTCCTCGCCCGGCTGAAGCGCGAGCTGATCCGGGTAAAACGGAGGGGCGATTTCAAAAAGGCCTTTTTCAACGAGAGGCCCCTTTCATTATAATAGTCGCCCTCGAAATGGATCCCTCGGATCACCCTCTCCCCCCGATGAAATTCGATCGCATGGATCAGGCCATACCGGATGAACTCGCCTCCTTTGTAGGCCTTCTCGACGAGGATCCGAAACCGATCCCCCTCTTTCACCTCCTTGTAGAAATCGATCTCAGCCGAGAGGATATCGGCCACCGAGAGGACCAGGGTCTCCTTCTCTCCGGCAGCCTCCATGGCCTCAAAAAGGGAGGAGCGGATCACTCCCTCGACCCTTTCGAGGCGGGTCTGGAGCGGGACCTCCTTCCTCCTCGCCACATATCCCTGGGGGCCTCGGTCGATCTCATAGATCTCGATCGGGCCGGCCTCAAAGACAAAGGCCACCATCTCTCCCGCTTCATCCGCCGTATACCGGAAATGCCCGGCCTTCAATCTTCTAAAATCGATGAGGGGTTTGAGCAGGCCGACGATCTGATCGACCCGATCCGGAGGAATCCCGCTCCGCCTCAACGAGTCAGAAAAGGAGCCCTTTGGCAGAAGGGCGCCCTCTTTGACCTGGTAGGTCGGTTGAAGGGGCGGGGAGATCTTCTGTTCGATCGTCTCCGCCTCCGAAGGCCTCTGCCTCGATGGGATGGGTTGATGAGGCAGGAGGAAGAGATAAACCGTCAAGGCGATCACCGCCGTTCCGAGAGGGCCGAGCAAGAGGAGTCGCCTAACAAACCTCCTCCGATCCCTTTGAAACCGGTCTTGGAGATGGGGGCGTCTCAAGGGCAGACCTCTCTCAGATAGGTTGCCGCATCCTCCGGAGGCGTCGGGTTAACGAAGAACCCCGTCCCCCATTCGAACCCTTCCCTCAAACCGATCCGGAGACGGGTCTCGATATGCCAGTGATATTCTGGGCGATGGAATCGCTCCTGCACGGGAGAGGTATGGAGGGCGAGACTGAAGGGGGGATCGGAGAGGAGCCGTTCAAACTTCGAAAAGAGCGCTGGAATGATCCGGGAGAGATCCTCCCGCTCCGGTTCGGAGATCCGATGAAAATCGGACCCGTGGGCCTTGGGGAGGATCCACGTTTCGAAAGGGAAACGGGAGGCGAAGGGTGCGAAGACCAAAAAATGGCCGGTTTCGAGGACCACCCTCTTTCGGGCCGCCATCTCCTCTTTGAGGATGTCGCAAAGAATGCAGCGTTCCTTCCTCTGATAATAGTCCATCACGCCGGCGATCTCCTCGTCGATCCGCCGGGGGATGACCGGCATGGCGATGAGGTGGGAGTGGGGATGGCGGTTGAACATCCCCGGGTAATTCTTTAAGATGAGGAATTGAACGAACCGTCGGTCCCTCTCCAGATCGACCATCCTCTCCTTGAAGGCGATCAGGATCCTTCCGATCTGTTCGGGCTCCATGGTCGAAAGGGTCCGATGATGTTCGGGGGCTTCGATGATGATCTCGTGGGCGCCGATGGCCTCCATCATATCGTACATGCCTTCCGGCCTTCGGTCGAATTCCCCTTCGATTCGAAAGAAGGGAAACTTGTTCGGAACGACCCTCACCGACCAACCCATCTCCTGTCGAAAGCAGAAGGTCTCGGGCGGGGTCAGGGCCTCGTTGCCCGGACAGAAGGGACAGGCGCCTTCCCCTGACGGAAATTGATAAGGCGGTTTAAAGGGAAGGTAATCGGAAGGCCCCCTCGGATGGTCGGTCGTCACGACGACCCACATCCGCGTGATCGGATCTCTCCTCAGCTGCGCCATCTGCCCCTTTTCCTTCCTCCCACGCCTTCTCTCGAAGCGGTTCCGTCGCCCTGATTAAAGCAGAAGGATAGAGACCTTGTCAAGGCAGGCCGGGTCTCCTCCGGTGCCATCATTGAATCATCGGGGCGGGAAGGCCCCAGGGATGTTCGATCTCCCTCACCAGCCGATCCCTGCAACTCGGACAGAGGACGAGATGGAACTCCTGGTACACCTCCTTCTCGAGCTCCTCGGCCTCCATCTGCTCCGCCTGCCGGATCAATCGGCGTAGCTGGACCTCTACCCCCTCCTCAGGCTCGATGAGAACGCCATCGAACCCCGCGAAGATCCTGATCTCGGCCACGTAGGTGAGACTCCCTGAAGGGAGGGCTTTGCCGCACCGATAGCATCGTTGCCCTTCCGGGTCGTTTTTGGGCTCGGTCATCTTCGGGCTCCCTCAAATCGCCTCTCTCACGATCCAATCCTCCAGCTCCCGTAGCGCCCGCTGTCGGATCAGGGCCTTCCTTCTCCTCCCTCTGGCCTTGATCTCGAGATCGGGAAAGAGGCCGAAGTTGATGTTCATCGGTTGAAAGGGGATCGCTCGGGACCCCGCCACGTGATGGACGAGCGCTCCCAGGGCGGTCGTCAGAGGGGGGATGGCCAGCGCTTCCCCCTTCGACCATCGAAGGGCGTTGATCCCTGCGAGCAGGCCCGTGGCCGTCGATTCCATGTAGCCCTCCACCCCGGTGATCTGGCCTGCAAAAAAGAGCCACGGCCGGCCCCTCATCTGGAGGGTGGAGGTCAAGAGACGGGGAGAGTCGATGAAGGTGTTCCGGTGGACCGATCCGAAGCGGACGAACTCCGCCTTCTCGAGGCCCGGGATCATCCGAAAGACCCTCACCTGCTCCCCCTGCTTCAACCGGGTCTGGAAACCGACCAGATTATAGAGCGTCCCGAACTCGTTCTCCTGCCTGAGCTGAACCACCGCATAAGGCTGCCTTCCTGTCTTGGGGTCGATCAGCCCCACGGGACGCAGGGGACCGAAGGCCAGGGTGTCTCTTCCCCGGCTCGCCATCTCTTCGATGGGCAGGCAGCCTTCGAAGAGATACCCCTTCTCGAAATCTCTCAGGGGGACCTTTTCGGCCCGGCAGAGGGCCTCGACGAACCGCTCATAGGTCTCCCGCTCCAGGGGGCAGTTGAGGTAATCGTCCCCTCCTTTCCCGTAACGGGAGGCCCGGAAGACCTTGTCCATGTCGATCGACTCCGCGGTGACGATCGGCGAGATGGCATCGTAGAAGAAGAGGTGGCCGGAGCCGGTCAGCGATTCGATCGCTTGGCTCAACGCTTCGGACGTGAGAGGGCCGGTGGCGACAATCGTCGGACCTTCCTCCGCAAGGGAGGTCACCTCACCCCGGATGATCTCCACACCCTCCAGCCGGCTCAGAAACTCCGTCACGCCCATCGAAAAACGTTCCCGGTCCACGGCGAGGGAGTCGCCCGCCGGGACCCTCGTCTCCTTCGCTATCCTGAGGATAAGAGAATCGAGCCTCCCCAGCTCCTCTTTGAGCAGCCCGGATGCGTTTTCCAGAGATTCCGATTTGAGGGAGTTGCTGCAGACCAGTTCCGCAAGGTGAGGAGACCGGTGGGCGGAGGAGAATCTCTTCGGTTTCATCTCGAAGAGGCGAACCCGCCCTCCCCTCTTGGCGATCTGCCAGGCCGCCTCGCAACCGGCCAGCCCGCCTCCGACGACGACGATCGGCTCCATGGTCGTAATTTTAGGCCTTTTCCGGTCGGTTTGCAAAAGGGAACCCAGGCCAATTAAAATGAATTGACCCCCCTGGCCGCCATAGATCCATGAAGATCGAGCTCATCTCCCCTGCCGCTGAGGAAAACGCCCCTGTCCCCAACCTCGCCCTGCCCATCCTGGCCAGCCTCACGCCCTCCGACATCGAGGTCTCCTTCACCGACGATCTCCTGACGCCCATCGATCTCGAAAGGGGGGTGAAACCTGTCGATCTCGTGGGGATTACGGTCCTCACCAAGACCGCGAAGAGGGCCTACGAGATTGCTGA from Thermodesulfobacteriota bacterium encodes the following:
- a CDS encoding endonuclease Q family protein; protein product: MKFIADFHLHSKYSRATSKDMEVETLARWAKKKGIALVGTGDFTHPTYFAELQSKLRPLGNGLFRLRKGEEAVHFILTTEVSNIYSQGGKVRRIHNMIFAPTFEVAEAIRLRLGRYGNLSSDGRPIFGFTAKELVQMILEISEDCLIVPAHAWTPWFSIFGAHSGFDSIEECFGELSPHIRVIETGLSSDPEMNWRLSALDEVTLISNSDAHSPNRLGREANGFDCELDYRAIIETLRTKDRRRLLFTIEFFPEEGKYHFDGHRQCGVLFSPAQTRAHQYLCPRCQKRLTIGVMHRVEELADRPEGFVPKQAVPSIHLIPLEEIISEALGVRVGTKAVEMEYDRLVERGGSEFRVLLEATPEELSTFVPREILEGILRMRQGKVSITPGHDGVYGKIDLFPEKRRASEAAEAQLKLF
- a CDS encoding TetR/AcrR family transcriptional regulator; the encoded protein is MKTLTRREKERLTHREEILRAAERLFAAKGFYHTPMSEIAQAAEFGTGTLYTYFKSKEELYFTLIDEKTDEIYRKIQAELRRKAPALERIERVLSLQLEFMERNRDFFKIYTSESSRFAWLIKEEYGKKIHDKMVRYLHLLSQVFKQGMKRGEFKPMDPLDLAHAFEGIVHSFIFEWMIHPKPYSLPSKAATILEIFLRGAKR
- a CDS encoding DUF488 domain-containing protein; amino-acid sequence: MPKAPRVIYSLGTSRRSLREFVDLLREHAIEVGVDVRSFPQSRFPHFSRPVLSRELASEGIGYLYLGEELGGFRKEGYLRHMASEAFRRGMGRLERIGQKRRTAFFCAERFPWRCHRRWISEELIRRGWRVLHILGPGEIWEPGPEEVDILPGLF
- a CDS encoding response regulator transcription factor, with the translated sequence MAPKKKILIIDDERDIVKALTLRLQSKGYRTVVAYDGAQGLFMAHKEKPHLIILDIRMPAGDGFSVVEKLKESKRMGRIPVIFLTGSPERNGEDRARELGVRYYIKKPYDPEELLDAVRRALEAPLETEGR
- a CDS encoding tetratricopeptide repeat protein; this encodes MGIPRLKRYEKLFEALKARVAENPDYPDLRHQLALFHFAQGDPEGAERELLEALRLNPKYQEAALHLGCLYLEQGRWEEARSVTRSIARKRSKTPLFREILGQMAQGGRPKSEADRASPPEKGQRLRDVKPHLRRLRGQFHLLVAILLAREGRLGQALKDLEKAAEWIPPTSQFYYYKGMIYYHSGDYRRGIAEFKKALSLDPHHGMAHAHLGELYGLTGRISEAIRHLERAVALHPRYADLHYQLGLLYSGQRRYPEAIAQLKRALRLNPNYLFARINLGDLYEKTGRWKKAQQAYERVLQLTPEDEHVKRRLERILEKRG
- a CDS encoding TolC family protein codes for the protein MAIKRWLGMLIGILLLAFRVEAQDVGKALTLEESIRLALERNLKLRSTMEGVKGSELRRRGAFTDLLAKWTGQYGYTFYNHPVTVGFSPVSVPGVGVVNTDREVFSLGTTITQPLFAGGALISNYRVEKLGVDLSKVDVERVKRDIVLQVKEDYFNILRAEKFLEVARQTVKQFEAQLEVARAFFEVGLVAKNDLLQAEVRLANARQGLVKAESDLVLAKAAFNLLLRNELDTPLKIVDILSYTPFPLTYEESLQEALRQRPEIRTAELKIEQAKEAVKIAKSNLYPSINLAGNYTRVSEEPLLVGGTRGERWTIQAQATLTLGDWGKTAYKVGESKVKLSQAELAKTELVEGIALEVKSGYQAMVVAEKNIRVAEKAIEQAEENLRMNEERYKHQVATATDVLDAVTLLAQARVNYYGALSEFNIAKAKLERAMGRM
- a CDS encoding EF-Tu/IF-2/RF-3 family GTPase, with amino-acid sequence MEEKKVGQVIKYFGKIGVAAIRLSEGSLKVGDQIHIVGHTTDFTQTVESMQIENRNVQEAGPGADIGIKVKEKVREHDTVYKVVG
- a CDS encoding DUF763 domain-containing protein; its protein translation is MKTGIAHLPLHQGKAPAWLFQRMKRLAGEIAFILIDLHGPEAMLLRLSDPFWFQAFGCVLGFDWHSSGVTTTVCGALKEGLKGMEGELGLFIAGGKGRASRQTPFEIEEICQLRSIDGTPLIYASRMAAKVDSAALQDGYSLYHHTFFFTSSGHWAVIQQGMNDETRYARRYHWLSQGVQDFVCEPHWAVCCDRRNGGLNLVALESERSRRAITAVANEGPEFLAREGRKVNELFLPRAHPVPGERVRLERLEKVFRRIHERAPKGFEELLGIEGVGPQTLRALSLIAELVEGVSPSFKDPTRFSFAHGGKDGHPYPVNRKAYDRTIELLAEAIEKAKIGERERIEAIRRLSGFARHPLWESA
- a CDS encoding glycosyltransferase family 9 protein, translating into MIPSGTGRFRTVRSMIVIHQGALGDFILALPTLSALRETFPQARTAMMGYPRILQLAKDRFYADEIYSVDQRGMASFFVREGGLDHDLSRFFSGFDLIVVFGKDREGPLIQNLRKVSRGEILHLDSLPKWDEGVHLADHLLNQLSQYGLSPGERLPRLFLKGEDRDWANHFWLTHGVNPEERSKIILLHPGSGSRKKVWPLNRFLDLLRWLSPRLEGRFLVVLGPAEGPEVQKAFEQVDGPRPVIARGLSLVELASVMEGARLFIGNDSGISHLAAALRIPVVAIFGPTDPRVWSPRGEKVVVIRKGLPCTPCAEERFFLCKEMACLDQITLSDVIEGLRQMGLKV